A stretch of DNA from Halorubrum sp. BOL3-1:
TCCGAGTTCGTTCCGGATGGCGATCCCGAGTTGGTACGCTTCGCACAAAGAGCGCATTCGCAGATTCTCACCGCGAGCAGGGTCGTCAAAACCGTTCATCGGGTTGCTGAGGTGGAGATGGGGGTGAAGAGGCTGACCTACTCCATCCCGGTCATCTGAATTCCCTCAACGAGTGATCGATCTATATCATCGTACCCGAGAGTCCGCCCACCGTGATCCTCCGCGAACGTTTCGGCTTCATCACTGTCAGAGAACGGCAGTAGGTCCGGTCCCATTCCCCCCATCACGTCCGTTTCGACGGCGTAGGTGAGACCAGTCGCATCGGCGAAGGTGTCTGGCGCGGTCGGCGCGGGCATCTTCTTCCGTTCGGTTTCCTCGGGGATTTCCCAGTCGACGCGAGAGTAGTCCGTGACGTAGATCGCGGTCGCCTCCGCACCGTCATCCACCGTGTCGAAGTGATACGGAAAGAGCCCGTGCGCGAGCGTGTGGAACCAAGCGAGATGCGCTGTATCTTCAGTATCTTCGGCGGGTCCCTGTTTGGGTTCCGGCTGTGTGTCGGAGTAGAAGACCTGTCCGTTCGGTCCGCCGTGGTCTCCGATCACCATTCCGCCTTGGTAGTCCGTTTTTTGTCCAGACAGGTCCACCGGTTCGGGAGCTGATTCGGCAGAGCTACCGAGACAGCCGGCGAGACCCATCGCGGCTCCAGTACCGACCGCATGAACAGCGTGTCGACGCGACACCGAACGCTGGCTAAAGTCGAGATCCATACGATACCGTTCGGC
This window harbors:
- a CDS encoding nitrous oxide reductase accessory protein NosL codes for the protein MDLDFSQRSVSRRHAVHAVGTGAAMGLAGCLGSSAESAPEPVDLSGQKTDYQGGMVIGDHGGPNGQVFYSDTQPEPKQGPAEDTEDTAHLAWFHTLAHGLFPYHFDTVDDGAEATAIYVTDYSRVDWEIPEETERKKMPAPTAPDTFADATGLTYAVETDVMGGMGPDLLPFSDSDEAETFAEDHGGRTLGYDDIDRSLVEGIQMTGME